The Hymenobacter sp. 5317J-9 genome has a window encoding:
- the cyoE gene encoding heme o synthase, which yields MLKARAYFQLLKFRLSLTVAFSSAIGYMLGAHDFNWGQALLVMLGGLLVTGSANIINQIHERELDKLMTRTAKRPLPLGILTPAEAWVFCVLLGVAGLGLLAYCFNPLTAALSLLSLILYGFIYTPLKTISPICVAVGAIPGGLPPLIGWVAATGYIGVEAWVLFGIQFMWQFPHFWAIAWVADDDYKRAGFKMLPSPGNRDLRTAFQIMTYTLLLIPLSLLPLEFNISGRISALVAVVCGVLFLLLTVQLMRTQSRKAALRIMFASFLYLPIVQIALVLDKI from the coding sequence ATGCTTAAGGCCCGCGCCTATTTTCAGCTGCTCAAGTTCCGGCTTTCGCTCACGGTGGCGTTTTCCAGTGCAATTGGGTACATGCTGGGCGCGCACGATTTTAATTGGGGCCAGGCCCTGCTGGTGATGCTTGGTGGCCTGCTCGTAACGGGCTCTGCCAACATCATCAACCAGATTCACGAGCGGGAACTTGACAAGCTCATGACCCGCACGGCCAAGCGCCCGCTGCCGTTGGGCATCCTCACGCCGGCTGAGGCCTGGGTGTTTTGCGTGCTGCTGGGCGTGGCCGGGCTGGGCCTGCTGGCCTATTGCTTCAACCCGCTCACGGCGGCGCTGTCGCTGCTTTCGCTCATCCTCTACGGGTTCATCTACACGCCGCTCAAGACGATTTCGCCAATTTGCGTGGCCGTGGGGGCCATTCCGGGCGGTTTGCCGCCGCTTATCGGCTGGGTAGCCGCTACAGGCTACATCGGCGTGGAAGCGTGGGTGCTGTTTGGCATTCAGTTTATGTGGCAGTTTCCGCATTTCTGGGCCATCGCCTGGGTGGCCGACGACGACTACAAGCGCGCGGGCTTTAAGATGCTGCCCTCGCCGGGCAACCGCGACCTGCGCACGGCGTTCCAAATCATGACCTACACGCTGCTGCTGATTCCGCTCAGCTTGCTGCCATTGGAATTTAATATTTCGGGGCGCATCTCGGCGCTGGTGGCCGTGGTGTGCGGCGTATTGTTTTTGCTGCTCACAGTGCAACTCATGCGCACGCAGTCGCGCAAGGCCGCGCTACGCATCATGTTTGCCTCATTCCTATACCTACCCATCGTACAAATTGCCTTGGTGCTGGACAAAATCTAG